The window TTGCCTTTCTGTTGCCGCGGCGTGAACTTCACAACAGGCGGGTTATATTATTACGGTTTCCGTTCACTAATTGCCTGTCGCAACCGCGAATGTGAGATAGCAAGCGGGGTGCCAAGAGGGGAAGGATGAAGCTGGAGATGGCGCGCTAGCGTCTTGGACTGCGGTAGTCCTCTCGCAGGTTAGCCTGGGGGAAAAGCGCCAGAGGACTGGCGCAGTCCAAGACGCCTCGCGAGGTCTGTAAATGAAAAAAGGGCTTGGGAGATATTCCCAAGCCCTTGAATTTAAGGATTCTATGAATCAGTTCAGTGTATCATCCGGCAGTTTGTGGGTGGCGGGCACCTTCTGGCACTTGGGTTTGTCCTGTACCGTGCCGAGCGTGTAGCTGTCGGCGAAGGTCGTTCCGCCGGAGGGACAAACGACTTGGTTTCTGAGGTAACCTCGGATTTGCGAATACTCGGCCTGCGCCGTTTCGCCTTGTTTGGTTTCGAGCGCCCAGGTCTGCACCGCGCCATCGATCTGACGCAAGTTGCTGATGCAGGCGTTCATCTGTGCCGTCGAGCGGGCCTTCACGAAGTTGGGGATCGCAATCGTCGCCAACAGGCCAATAATGGCCACAACGATCATGATCTCGACCAGGGTGAAGCCTCCCTTCCGGGATGTCTGTTTCTTCATAGTGAACCTTTCTCTTGTACGGCGTGGACAAGCGGCAGGCGGTTTAGTATTAATGCAAAACGTCCACATATTGCCTGCTGCCGACCGTGTCCTGAAAATAGCAGAAATGAGAAGGGGAATGCAACCGCAAAATTGTTGGGCTTATTTGCCGCAAAAGAACGCAAGGAACGCGGAGAAAAGAGGATGTGGACTGCCGATATACCTGGGACCCCTCTCCCCTGGCCCTCTCCCCTTCGGAAGGGGAGAGGGAGAAGCAGCGGGAGAAGCCGGGAAACGATTTCACCAGTTCTGGCCCTCTCCCTTTCGGAAGGGGAGAGGGAGAAGCTGGTGGCGGGTTTGTTCCGGCGCATCCGTT is drawn from Verrucomicrobiia bacterium and contains these coding sequences:
- a CDS encoding prepilin-type N-terminal cleavage/methylation domain-containing protein — protein: MKKQTSRKGGFTLVEIMIVVAIIGLLATIAIPNFVKARSTAQMNACISNLRQIDGAVQTWALETKQGETAQAEYSQIRGYLRNQVVCPSGGTTFADSYTLGTVQDKPKCQKVPATHKLPDDTLN